The Myripristis murdjan chromosome 8, fMyrMur1.1, whole genome shotgun sequence genomic sequence TGATTTATACCTCCCCAAAGCTTAGATTGTTTTCCATTGGCGTTTTTCAGATGCTGATTTGTCTGTCCTTGAATTCTCAGCTACTTCTATGCATTCCCTACAACACAAAATCAACGAGTgaacacaaaaagcaacaaaacagcaatCATATGAGACACAACCAAGGTAATTTTAAATAGGATTACTGTAGATTGAGTATTAGGCCCATTAATGTGAGTAGTTAGGGTCAGCcatgtttttctgcaaacagaTGCTTGTATAACATCCTAAGTACACAAACTTGTACTGGTCATGACATTATACTGTTGATTAAAAGTATCACTATTTGTTTTAGTTGATTGGGAAGATCTTTTTTCACCGCTGAAATTCAAATAGGTTTCTCAGCCCCTACAGATGGTAATCAGGCCCGCGCTGAGTCCCTCTGAGGCCCCTCAGGATACCACCATCTAACATCACAGTCTGTCTGACAGGCTCAGAGCCACAGCTAACGACAGATAGTGAATCAACCGTTGAGAATATGTGAACTAAGTTATGGTTTAAGTAGAAGACTTACAGAGCCTTATCTCTGGGTCACACCCTTGTTCAGCCAGACACCCGTACTCTTCAGTAacattacagggaaaaaaacaactatttacAGCTATGCAACTACAATAACTTgacaataacaaacaacaaaactatcCAACCACTAATTTATACAGAAATACTctatataatgtaataatgtaatgtaataatgtaattcTTAGTGTGTAGTGAGCAATTACTTTAAATTAtgcatacattttgtttttcatctatTGCATATCACTTTGTTTGCACAACTGGTGTAAACTGTTCCCAACAACTGGACAATCTAATGCTTTGTTAAAATACCAAGGAAATGTTTCTTATGAACTGATGCACATTGGTCAAGAGACAATATTTCTTATTACACATGGTCTCACAACCAATCAACACCATAACCAATGTGACAATGATTAATATTAATGCTTAGAATTAACCAATCTGCGTGTCTGCAGGCAACACATCTGAACAGTTTGTACTGTTGCATGTTAAGTAGTCTCCACTGTTTAGTGGTAACCATTTTCTTCCCTGTGACCCTGAAAATATGAAGATAGCTTAACACAGAACCAAAATAAACAgctaaattattttaaacaataCCATAAAGTATGAAGGTCCTCATTAGCCCAAATTGCAATGACTTCCCAATGTTGAAgaaccttgaccttgaccttgacctccAGGGAATAAAATATACTTGAGATATGTTTACAGAAAGTACAAATTTCAACAAAAGGATTTTGCTCtcctgaaaatgaactttcctGAAAATTCACTCAGATCTCTGCAACGAATTTGGACCAAAGGCTCACTCTTATTTTATATGCTTATGTCAAAAACATAAGTCAATAAaattttgaatgttgttgtgCTGCCAGGGTCCATTCTACTGTCCATCTCGTTTCATCTGAATCTAACCGTCCGTTAGTCCATATAGTATATCTGCCCCCTGGTCAGAGGAGGCCACACCCTTACCTGCATGCAGGTACTCCCACCTGGTCTGCAGCACCGGGAACAGGACGATTGCTGTGCTGTAAGCGTAGATGCACCCAGCAAAAAAGTGAAGCAGGACTAGCCAAGATGGGTAGAGAACAAACGAGAGCGGTGGGAACACCCATATGAAACTACGTTGAGCCTAAGAGGTGCTGTACCCCTCAGCCCCTCTGGTTGCTCAGCAACTTGGGGGGCTGTGAGATAAGGCCtgtgtgacagaaaaacagcccTATCAGCCTGGGACACCTTGACCCAGGGATATCCCAACCTTACTCTCCGTACTCCGCCCTCTCTGTTGAATAAACTCCATGTCACGACCGTGTCAGAGAGACGGACCTGTAATGACCGGCAGGGTCGACATCGTCCTGTCTGAGGGGTCCATGAAGGGGAAAGGAGAGTAGGCAAGGGGGCACCATATCAAGAGGAGATCATCTTGTTGCTGCTTGCTACGTCATTTTGTTTGCGCACTGGGGATTCCCTtatgatggtgtgggggtgtcctctcctcctgaTGATCTTGACAAAGTCTGATAAACACATCACACTCAATTTTTTATCCAATATAGACCTCAGACATGTTTGGTTTGTCCCCTGTGCACGTGACATTGCAGATACAGGGCTGGCCCTCCTCTGCATCCTCCATCAACCATGCCAGTCCAATGATTTATCCTGTTACAAGGACTGAAAGACGAGCACATGGAGTGGCCACATTGGTCATTTGTTCaggttattcatttattcagtgaGGTCCCATGGAGATACAATATCACTTCTTCAAGGTGAAGTGTCTGCCAGAAGTGTCTCTCTTGTCTCCAACttgcacaaaacacagcagctgtggtTCTAAGGGGATCAGATGAACAAGTGCACATCACCACAACTTCAGCATTTTACACTGATTACCAGTCTGTTGCAGATTTGACTGGGTCTGACTTTTAACCCCATATGAGTGAGACAGCTGGAGGTCCTTGGGCAGATTCCTATCAGCTGTTCCACAGTTTAGATTAAAAAATAGAGGTTCCTAGCTGTTCTAAAGTCTGTCTTAAAATCTAGAAGTTTCAATTCGCTGTTCCAAAGTTTAAGAGGCCCCCACTGATTCTTCCAAAAACAGGAGGTTCCTATTGGCTGCTCTACAATCTAGATCAACAGCAAgagctctcttttttctgttctaaGTCTAGAGTTAAAACAAGAGCTTCCTATTGGCTGCTTCTTGTTCTACATGTTCCtagattttatattttggtTAGTGTTGAGTCTTAAATTGTTTAGATCTCATCCTTGGACACTGACAAAttgatttgtacattttttttttttttttttacattagatTTGTGTTTAGTATCATGTGTCTGGGACTAACTGGAACCAACAGGTATGAGATTTTATGAAATGAACATCTAATGATGTAGCATAGTCAAAGTTTTGTGTTGCAAAAAGTTTCTCCTCTTAAAATCACAGATCCCAGCCTCTAGTTTCTGCTTCTCGTGTTGGTGAACATTCAGTAGCCCAGAACCACTCAAGTTATTTATGAATTTTAGGATATAGAAGTTATTTAAACATGGTGGAATGGGGACAAGGTAAAATGGCTTACCATTGTAAAGTCTTGGAGCGATATTGTTGCTGGTTCTGAAATAGCTTTTACAAAAACTAAACTGTGAGGCTCATCAGTATGTGCAGTATtgcagaataaaatagaataaaagcagaaatcagTCTAGATTTTGCTGAGAAATATAGTGCTATGTTCATTTATGCTATGAGGCCAATACAGCGCTGATAAGATGCAGGTGCCATCAATCCATGATTCACTTTTTCATGTACTTTctgcaaatttacagtaaaatgaaaatatacaacATGCAGAATAATCCCTGTCTGCATAAACTTCACGTTATGCCACAATTGTTTTATGAACTTAATTTGGCTGAACAGTTGAGAGTATGTGGTGCCCTAGCTGCTAACTTGGCAGACTTACGATAAACCAGTAGACATTTGTACTAGTGGTATACTTTTCAAACTACACAAGAAAGGATTATCACAAatacatgtctctctctctctctctctctctctctctctctctctctctctctctctctctctctgtgtgtgtgtgtgtgtgtgtgtgtgtgtcttagagGTGGGTTGGGTgttagtcaagtcaagtcaaaccTCATTTATGTGGTGCTTCTGGGCCCGAGGTGGATTCAGAGTGGCTCAGACCTGTTATCACCATTTGTGGAAGCTATCTACTGTGCCCATGTGTCTCAGTGCAGTCCCTGTGGGCATTATCTTAACATAATACATAGACACTCCCAGTCATCATATAGGCCTTCCACCCTGCTGCTCATCTTCATAAACTTAGGCCTCAACACAAAATTTGGGGAATTTAGACGAATGCATCCAGACTGCGGACTTTCATTACCCCCCGTACATACAGTACTGCGTAGTATGTTTTCGGTGTCAGAGAGTGTACTATCAGGAGCATGAGGGACATAGAATCCATGAAGCAAGAAAAAGTGTCTTAAATTAAGCAAGACACCCAAGcagaactaaaaaaaacaaaaacaaaaaaaaacatactatgCAACTACATATATTAACTACATTATACTacatcctctgtttttttccaaacacctgaatgaatgaataaaggtAAGTCTTCATCTCCAAATTTTGAGCTGAAGATCCTGAGTTATTCATAGATGAGGGTGTGCAGGCTCAAGAGGAAAATTATGACTTGGCTAACgcacataaagcataaagcttACAATTTGACATATAGGAAATGACAAAACTTGTACGTTATTATAAGCACCTTATTACACCTCTTAGATTGAATGGCAAGGCGAGGCAaggctgttttatttatatagcacattttatgCACAGAGACAATAGAGAATAAAAAagatacaataaaattaaagatatgaaaaaaaacaaacaacatgattACATAACAAAATTACATAACACTTAAGCTCGAGAGAGGCAGAACCGAGGGAACCTTAGACATCTTGATTATGTGCTCAAGAAGTGCACTACATGTGGAAAACAATATTGAgtgattttaatttctttaaaaaggaGGCATGCTCTCCAGATGAGACTTTTCTAACTGCAGCTagaaaaaattataaaaaggaTGGGAGGGAAATCTCATTGGCAGTTGCATTGATTTAGCAGCCTATAATTTCAGGTGATCATCTGATCAAACAGGGAGGGGTGGACTTTAAAAAGCCATTGTTGACCAATGGCAAAACAGCAAATTTAAACGGCtacattttcaaactttttactGGAGGATAGCAGGTCCCACAGGGCCGAGGCAGAGAGCTCTATCAGCTTTGGAGCAAGCAGACTGGCATGAATTATCACTGGGGGCCAGAGCTGATACTAAAGACCCACCTAGTTGCAGTTTTTGCGCTCGACTACACAGACGTCCACCCATTATGAAGAGACTAGCAACACTCTGCATATACAGCGGTTAATACAGTCtgttgaaaaatacattttaaacagtACCACATTATTAAAGTGAAAATAGTCATTCATGTTTGTTCTCATGATACTGAATGTCACTGCATTAAATTTCAGAATAATTTCAGTGATTACAAGAGGAGATctgccattttctgtttttctatttcCATTTCCTAAAACTGTTTTGTGTCCAGCCGCTGATGACAGACTTTACAACTCATAACCAAATTTGGAGTAgccttaaaaaacaacaacaacagcaaatgaTACAACAACACAGAAATCTGCATGGCTAATGCAAGCATACATTACTATTTATTCATCAGAAGACCAACTCTATACTGAACTGAAGTACTATAACCCTGAGCTGGGGGGTGCTGCACACCTTAATATACTTGAAGAGGGTACGCTTTGTTGAATTTGGCGCCCCCCAGTGCAAACTATTCCAAACATGGCAAAAACAATGAATATTTGCATGCAGCAATGTTGCAGCAGTGAGAGTTGTTTGGGTTGTAGGTTGTACAGTTGTACACCCGCTGACTGACTACATTTTGCATAAATGAATGCCAAATGAGGTTATATCATGTAAACGATGTCATCATTTGATCTGATATATATAGAGATACAGATCAAATTTGACGTTTCCCCTCTTCCTCACATGTCAGATACATAACAAGGAAAGTCAGCCAGAGCAACAAGAATTTAGGGCTTTGGAGTCAAACCTGCTCTGATGCACATAAGATAACATATCATGTTACAATGTGTATTACTTTTCCTTGTCTTGATGTTTTAATGGGCTCCTTTctttgtggtggtgttttttttccatctatggTTGCTTTACCTCACTTTGCTGCCCTCACTGATGCCAATTTATAATATATGTGTAGACTATGTGTCACTATGTTCATACTGTACATGTCATTCTTGCCTTTGTATCTTAATGGCCTTGCTTATTGTACAtgtgtctttgctgtttttactgcatgtgcatgtgctggTTTTTCCTTGCCTTATTGTTTCAGTGCTTCCTCATCAATGCTTCCTTGTTAACacactttcttcctctgtgcCTTCAACATTTGTGTCTTATTATTGTggattgaacacacacacacgcctttaAAAACTACTTGGTAGGGGAAATGTACTCACTTACACTATAATGGGAAGCCTTTTGCTTCAGGAAAAAGATCTGTCCATTTATTCTCATTGTCAAAACTCCCTGTGGAAGGGacattgaaaaatatttaacCCATCACCACTGTCATCATACATCACTCAAATAGGGGAGATGTGCCAGGAATGATCCTTTTCACAAGGAAAGTTAATAGTCTATAGGGCACAAAGTATCGTTATATTTCACAAATCATTCTCTCTGTTATCAGACTTTCTTGCCTTGCCGCCCTTATGACAAAGCCTGGTATCTTCACCTCAGACtttcctgctgctgtggctctAGTGGGTTTCTCATCATGATGTCCATTGCCTCTTTACCACTATCAATAACAatgactaaacaaaaacagagatgaaTAATTGAGCTGGGTCTCGCCATCATCTGACTGTACTGAAGCCATTGCTCAAAAACTTTCAATGAACACAATTTGTTTTCAGTAGAAGAGGACAGTGCTCTATCTTGAATAAGCGTATAAAAATTAGAGATTGTCCTCTTGCAAAAGACGATCCCTTAGTGTGTTtgcagcagcttattatgacctataggtatatgtttaaaaaaaattaagcaacacctagtggtcctgtaaatacCAGCACTGTGGTTTAGTATTATTGGAGCATCAAAATCTGCACtctcatgaaataaaaatagccCTGACTGTAACTGGGTGTGATGAGACGGTGTGATAATTggacaaataattaaaaaggatGCATGTACAATCAGAAAATATGAACATATGGGACAGATGGACATAAGAAatgacctgtttaaaaaaaaaattaagaatgtgtaccttgttttttgttttgtttattttcacattctGTTTACACTATCCAATATTAATATTCAACTTACTGTCATCTTTGTATCAGCTGTTTCACAATTAAGTCACTGTAGATGATTAACTTTATATCAATCTGTCCATTATAAATACTCAGCTCAGTAAATCTTCAGCTAACATTTAACTTAGCAGCAACTTGGTAATTAGGGTGAGGGTCAGGTTGAtacaaacactaaattaaatattaacattggacagtgtaagatgggaaaaaaagtataatttatGTACATAAATAGCCATGTGTTACCTTTTttgggtatttatttatttatttattcaagtatATCTCCGCCTATGTGATGGGTGGTCGAGAAATACTGCAAAAATCATTGTTCTCATGGGATTGTAAATGAAGTGGAAAATCCTCTGTGATACTGACATCaagtacaaaaaataaataaaaacaacaaaacatttttatgttgaCAGTGCATATCATTACCTGCTGCTATCGTTGAGTTCACATACTCTGACCTAGAAGAtggatattattttatttcagatcGTATTAACTTTGTCATCTGATAACGAGCATACGTCAAGACCTGTCATTCAAGGTTACCAAGCGTCAAggttaccttgtgtgtgtgtgtgtgtttacatcagGTTTCCTCAGTGAGACAGTGAAATCCCACCTGCTCCGGGGCTGTTGATCTGTCAACtgagctgacctctgacctttgtaTGGGTGGAGGGGGGAAAGCAAAGAGATTTTTCCAGTGATGATCCATAAAGAATCAGATTATTCAGTCAATAATTAGACCACAGATATCTGTGAGGCTATTTGGCTCTCCGGTGTAACTGGTCATATAACAACAACTCTACCTGTTAATGCATCGATCATTGCAGGTTTTAAATGTCTCTGCATCACAGAGACACTATCACGCATCTGTTGTGCTGTGATCCCCAATGTTGCATCAGAAACATATTCAACAAGGACAGAACTATTAAGAGTTGAGTCGTGATCTGCAGAGAATTACATGAACTGGAGATTAGGGCTTGAATTAAATGTGTATTctgattcattcattgaaaaTCGAATTAGGCAAATAATCCAAGTGTTAGGAGATCATAAGTAACACCTCATGGTAATATGCACATGCAGAATAACCATTAAATTATCATTGATGTTCATAGAGGTTCACCTCAGGCTGTTGTCATGAGCAGGATGTGGTAAAAATGACGTTGGTATTATTCCCCTGTGTAATTAAACCACATGGCAATAAATGTGAGCATTATCAAGAGACAGTCGAGGGAACATGCCAGCCTGATAAACAGCTTTATGTTGATGCTGCACTATGACTACCCACAACACGGCTCATATTATGAGATGGCAAATAGATGGTGTCAGATTTTAGACATGCAGGGCAGTGAAGGAAGGCTGCATAACAGACTTTACAAAAGACTCCAGCATCACTTGTCATTCACCAGTTGCCACAAGAACTAATAACTCTCTATGGTCTGCCTGTACTCTGATTTTGGAGTGATCATGAACATTAGCCATGCAaatttctggggaaaaaaaaaaaagattctgccAGACATACAAAAACTGACACCTAACAAAACATTGAAATAACCGTTAACTTTATTGAAGCACCTCTGTCCTCTGAGTAAACAATGAGATTTTGGTATGTAATTAGTGTCAGCTGACAGACCAGTGGGTGGTGGTCTTCAGAAGCATCACTAATGATTCCTTAAGTACCTGGCCAGTTTTTCTTGATAGCAGGAGGAcagattcagaaaaaaagacagttaaGAAGACACAAGAAAAATGGACAGAAAGTATTTTGATGCAGATTAGCTactgaaatttaatttatgGTCAACAGAACTAGAAACCTGCAAGGTATTCTATACGAGGTTATTTAGTTTAGCATTTTCTTAGCACAAAATTCTAGGAAACGACTGTCCGAAATCCATAGAGTAAACAGTATTTGAAATGATTATTAAACTCaagaaacatgttttaaaaGCATAATTGACATAGGATGATAAAGGGTTGTTTTGCTTCAAACTGTACTATAAATTACTACCTACTGCTAGTTTTTGCATTGAATGAAAATCAATAACTGTTAATTGCATGTCaggaaacaaaattaaaaaaacagcaatcagGCAGTCAGGTTTGCCCAGCTACAAGGCTTGTGGAATATAAAAGTGGACCCCCTCCCAACACTCTGCAAGgtcttctccctgtctctgctcCTATAATGAAGAAGCTTCCAGGATTGGATTCATCATACTATAACCTGACACTTTTTAGGCTAAAGCAATCATTAACAACCTGGAGCTCCATAATgggtgcagagagaggagacagaaggCACAACAGAGCCTGGTGATAGGTCTCTTTGTCCAGGACAGTGGCTAGTGGTTTCAGTTCATCTCTGTTGGTATGTGTCGTACAGAGCAAGGTCTGTTCCCAGAGCACATTAGCGGGGGGCAGCTTAAACCACAGGTGACAGTGGCAGTAGGCGTCTGCGATGGCGTTTCATGGTGCTGCTGGTTGGCGAGAGTGGGACGTTAAAGCAGGAGGGAAGGAGATTTACATGATGACACATGGTGGACGACTTTTGGTGATCTTCTGCACCGGCTTCCCTTCGGAGGCTTTCTGGACTGCATCCAAGATCTGCAGCAGGCAGTGAGCAAAACAACACCCATCAGAAACTAACCTTATTATGGTTCAGTATGTACATACATGTGTAAGAGAAAGGGTGTGGGCCACTCACGTCATCCTCATAAGGGAAGCCACTTGTCTCAAGCTTGGAGAAGACCAGCTGTCCATTGATCTCAATCTCAAAGCTGCCTGCATTGACAAGAGAATAACAGTAGCATTGCATTCATTCTCATGCAATGTTTGCTGTTGCACTGGAGCAACAGCAAACAAAGGGGGTTAGGAATGCACTGAATATCCAGCATTGCTATCTAcgccacatcacacacaccggTGTTGGCGTTTGGCACTAGTCCACACTTACTCTGTCTCCCTACGAAGCCTGACACATCCGCATCGGGGAACTCGGCGGTGACAACCCGGGCGAGCTCCCGATAGCGGGGCTCGAACCCTCATGCGCCGctgaaaaacagataaaagcaaaaatgttaGCTGTTTATCATTTCCAAGCAAATCCCCATAGGAAATGACGTTATAACATAAGTTAACCTGTGGTGCCTGGGTTGCTAGCATACCGGCTGTGGTCGGTTACATAAAGCGAGCTACCAACATTAGCTAATGTAGGCTTGCCTGTTACCTAAGAAGCTAATGCTAGCAAATGGTTAGCTAACGTATTTAAGTTAACGACTGGCTTTAACTGAGGTTTTTAGGATTTCCCCGACCACAGCAAAAGCCGTGGCACGTTCAAAGAAAGCTTACATGTTCCGAAAATTACTATAAAAATATAACTACCAGTATTCGACTCTGACTTGCAAGCCCATCGTTGATATTCCGGGTGTGCGTCGACAGTTGTGTTTTCTGAGCACGACGTATCGCTAAGAGACGGGTGGAGCGTAATGAAGCGGCGTGAAGAACCGGAAACGAAGAGACGCtatctacaaaataaaagcgcgGATAAGAACTGGGCTTTCATAGCGTTTATGAACAGGATGTGCAAATGATGTTAGTTAAATTTTACGTTTCCGAAATAGTAGACGAACTAATTTTTATTGACGTCCAACCCAATCCTATCTATCCATGCTGTATTGTTCTTGCTGAAGTATTTTATTGTGACATTTGTTTCCGGAACTTCAGCCTTTTGCTTTGGTCTAACTTGATGCTGGCAGGCAGCGGAGCCACTGGCCTCACTCCAATAGAGTTTGGGGTGTGCTGCCTCACCTCGTTTCAATTCGGCCGCTAAACACTCGGGCTAGTCACTAAACCTCAGATTTGCGGTCACTAGAGCTACAGTCATGTTTGAGAATGTCCCTTCACCGAGTCAACCAAATGAAGCGAACAGAAGGCAAAATGAAGTGCCAAGAAGGTAACATGGAAGGAGCCGGCTCCCTATAAATGGAGTTCTACGGCTCCAAATTAACTGGCTAcaattaaaatgactgaaaaaaaaaaaaaaaaaaaaaaaatcatgtaataaAACATGTACTGGTATCAAAATTATATACAGTAACAGGAATAGCAATTGTAATATTTACACTAGATTGCTTGACAACTATGGAACTGTTATAAAAAGGGAAATGTACTTAATCAAagggaaaacatgaaaacaaaagattttCTCCATGATATTATACaaagctgataaaaaaaaaaaaaaatcaaagcctTAGCtcgcagttaaaaaaaaatacattttacaatttcgCCATTCATTTAAATTAAGCTTgggtgattattattattattgatattgttgttgttgttactacTACTATCCAGTCTCTAAAGAAAATGCATGTTACTCAGTCTGTGTATGAGCCAATGATACAACACAGCAGTATTCTTTTTATGCTTTATTGGCAGTGCTGTAGGCTGTACCTCCAATAAAACTGAAAGCATATGGTGTAACTATGGC encodes the following:
- the LOC115364303 gene encoding migration and invasion enhancer 1-like — encoded protein: MGLQVRVEYCGAUGFEPRYRELARVVTAEFPDADVSGFVGRQSSFEIEINGQLVFSKLETSGFPYEDDILDAVQKASEGKPVQKITKSRPPCVIM